The Primulina eburnea isolate SZY01 chromosome 13, ASM2296580v1, whole genome shotgun sequence genome includes a region encoding these proteins:
- the LOC140810213 gene encoding uncharacterized protein, whose protein sequence is MAGRPPRQNRNPRYANNNNNNNNDNTNGEGNGPPPQFNLNQADLMAIATIVATTLQGLVNPNANQQPPPPPQHGVKFHYESLRKNRCPTFSGAADPEISQSWLKSVETQLRLLEVPDALKVDVVVPFLEDKAAKWWEAVSPAMTAAGPITWRIFRETFLKQYYPAEVRLQKLSEFENFSQAPDMSVVEYTSQFNALGSYAPAIMADEVLKLHRFKKGLNSRIQSALAVYQPTNFSDLMGAAIRAEADIRRREGENRNKRPPVSQPSQGKPVFKRPNQSGGPPSGKFPANNYQGLKPCSTCGFKHSGECRRASGVCFGCGKAGHRIAECPTAANRPAGPNRGTGPNPGAGPSKPKEDKPNARIFAMTQEEADDATEVVSGTILIQSVPAYALFDCGATHSFMSKRFAKKLGRRPDKLTEPFRIATPTSRAIETEEIYRDCEISINNQTFSADLIQLIMVDFDIILGMDWLARNSAVVDCKGKEVKLRTPNQEEVVFHGKSKGRKSLLSASQAWKAMKSGEDIYLAMISEVTEEVELKLEDIPIVREFPDVFPEELSGTVPDRENGTSRTQGAEGTTPRIAR, encoded by the exons ATGGCCGGTAGACCACCGAGACAGAACCGCAACCCCCGTTATgctaacaacaacaacaacaacaacaacgacAATACTAATGGAGAAGGCAACGGGCCTCCACCCCAGTTCAACCTCAACCAGGCAGACCTAATGGCTATAGCCACGATCGTGGCAACTACACTTCAGGGGTTAGTGAACCCCAATGCTAACCAGCAGCCCCCACCTCCACCACAGCATGGGGTCAAGTTTCATTACGAGTCTCTGCGCAAGAACAGGTGCCCAACCTTCAGTGGCGCTGCTGACCCGGAAATTAGCCAGAGTTGGCTAAAGAGTGTGGAAACTCAGTTAAGACTGTTGGAAGTCCCGGATGCACTAAAAGTGGACGTGGTAGTGCCCTTCTTGGAAGACAAGGCAGCTAAATGGTGGGAAGCAGTCTCGCCAGCCATGACCGCTGCTGGACCAATCACATGGCGAATCTTCCGGGAAACATTTCTGAAACAGTACTACCCGGCAGAAGTCAGACTGCAGAAGCTAAGTGAATTTGAGAATTTCAGTCAGGCTCCAGACATGTCAGTGGTGGAATATACCTCTCAATTCAATGCCCTTGGTTCTTATGCTCCTGCAATTATGGCAGATGAAGTTCTGAAATTGCACCGATTTAAGAAGGGGTTGAACAGCAGAATCCAATCCGCTCTGGCAGTCTACCAACCTACCAACTTTTCAGACTTGATGGGTGCGGCTATCCGAGCCGAAGCTGATATTCGTCGGAGAGAAGGGGAAAACAGGAACAAGCGACCCCCTGTCAGCCAGCCTTCCCAGGGAAAACCAGTGTTCAAGAGGCCCAATCAGTCAGGTGGACCTCCCTCAGGGAAATTCCCCGCCAATAACTACCAAGGACTCAAGCCATGCTCAACATGTGGCTTCAAGCACTCGGGGGAATGCCGAAGGGCAAGTGGTGTGTGTTTTGGATGTGGGAAAGCGGGGCACCGAATTGCAGAATGTCCTACCGCTGCCAACCGACCAGCAGGGCCAAACAGAGGAACTGGGCCAAATCCGGGAGCAGGCCCTAGTAAACCAAAAGAGGATAAACCCAATGCTAGGATCTTTGCCATGACTCAGGAAGAGGCTGATGACGCAACTGAAGTCGTGTCAGGTACCATTCTAATTCAATCAGTACCTGCCTATGCATTATTTGACTGCGGTGCTACCCATTCCTTtatgtctaagagatttgctAAGAAGTTAGGACGTAGGCCTGATAAGCTAACCGAACCATTCCGAATAGCCACACCCACGAGTAGAGCTATAGAAACTGAGGAGATTTACAGAGATTGTGAGATCAGTATTAATAATCAGACTTTTAGCGCCGACTTGATACAGTTGATCATGGTCGATTTCGACATCATCTTagggatggattggttagcGAGAAACAGTGCAGTAGTAGATTGTAAGGGAAAGGAAGTCAAACTCCGAACCCCAAATCAGGAAGAAGTCGTGTTTCACGGTAAATCCAAGGGACGTAAATCACTATTGTCAGCCTCTCAAgcttggaaagccatgaaatCCGGAGAAGATATCTACCTAGCAATGATCAGTGAGGTAACAGAAGAAGTCGAGCTGAAACTGGAAGACATCCCGATAGTGAGAGAGTTCCCCgatgtttttccagaagaaCTCTCAGGGACAGTCCCGGACCGCGAG aatggcaccagccgAACTCAAGGAGCTGAAGGAACAactccaagaattgctagatAA